The Desulfatibacillum aliphaticivorans DSM 15576 sequence TCAAGGTCATGGTCAGTATATTCGGCCGGGCGACTCCCGTGGAGCTTGACTTTGTCCAGGTTACAAAACTGTAGGAACAAGGAATCGGTAAAATGGCAAAAAAAGTATTAGCGATGGTCAAGTTGCAGGTTCAGGCGGGCAAGGCCAATCCTTCCCCCCCCATCGGACCTGCCCTGGGTCAGCACGGCGTCAATATCATGGAGTTCTGCAAGGCCTTCAATGCAAGGACTGCCGACCAGGAAGGGATGGTGATTCCCGTTGTTTTGACGGTCTATCAGGACCGGTCTTTCTCTTTCATCACCAAGACCCCTCCGGCCTCCGTTCTGATTCTTAAGGCGGCGAAGCTGGCCAAGGGATCTTCCGACCCCAAAAAAATCAAGGTCGGCAAGATCACCAAGGCCCAGGTAGAGGATATCGCCAATCTTAAAATGGTGGACCTCAATGCAAAAGATATGGCAGGCGCCAGCAAGATCATTGCTGGGACCGCCAGAAGCATGGGCATAGAAGTGGTCTAGCCTGATATAAGGAGTCTGGAGTTATGGGCAAGCCTGGAAAAAAATTTTTAGAATCCAAGAAAAAGGTGAACCGGGACCTGAAATACGGCGTCCTGGAGGCCTTGCAAGCCGCCATCGAATCCTCTTACGCCAAGTTTGACGAGACGGTGGATGTGGCGGTTCGTTTGGGCGTCGATCCCCGCCATGCAGATCAGATGGTCCGCGGCACCTGCGTGCTTCCCCACGGAACCGGCAAGGACGTCCGGGTTCTGGTCTTCGCCAAGGGCGAAAAGGAAGCCGAAGCCAAGGAAGCCGGCGCCGACTTTGTGGGCAACGACGATCTGGTGGAGAAAATTCAGGGCGGTTGGCTGGATTTCGATAAGGCCATAGCCACCCCCGATATGATGGGTACGGTTGGTAAAATGGGCCGCATCCTGGGCCCCAGGGGCCTGATGCCCAACGCCAAAACCGGAACCGTGACCTTTGACGTCGCCAAGGCCGTTCAGGAACTGAAGGCCGGTAAAATCGACTTTCGCGTGGAAAGGGCAGGCATCCTCCACGCCCCCATGGGCAAGGTTTCCTTTGGCGCGGAGAAACTGCTGGATAACATCAGCGCTTTTTTCGAGACCGTACAGCGCCTTAAGCCCTCAGCGGCCAAGGGTACGTACATGAAGAGCATTGCTGTCTCCACAACCATGGGCCCGGGCGTGAAAATCGATCCGACCCTGGTTAAAGATATTGTAAAATAGGCGGCCATGCCGTTTCGTGCATGATCACCGCGCCGGAAATCGCCGGCAAGCCGCTTCGGGAGGGGGGTGTTAAAAACGCTCCCCTTCGCGCTATTTTGCGGCGCCGGATGACAATGGGATTTTCGGCGGGTTTTCTCAGGAAATGGACCGCCGTCCGACATAACCACTTGAACCTTATAACCTTCTGTCAAAGACCGCAGGTGCGCCATTGACCATGGCGCTTAATGGAACGGGTATCCGGCCTGCCGAGACAAAGCCCATACAAGCAGCCAGCCCAAAACACGCGCTTGTGCGGTTTTTTACAGAACACTATTGGAAGGAGGTGTGAAAGACCTTTGAGACCGGAAGATAAGAAAAAGGTCGTAGAAGACCTGCATGTGAGAGCGGAAAAGGCCAAACTAGCGATTCTCACGGACTTCAGAGGACTCAACGTCGCCGCAATGAGCGAACTCCGCAAAGGCCTCCGGGCTGCTTCCGCCGAGTATCAGGTCGTCAAGAATACCTTGATGACTCTGGCAATCGAAGGAACGGACCTGGAAGTTTTGAAGGACGAGCTTAAAGGCCCCTGCGCCGTTTGCTTGGCCTATGAAGATCCCGTCGAACCTACAAAAGCTCTCACCGAGTTCGCCAAGAACAACAAAAAGTTTGAAATCAAAATCGGCGTCCTCGATGGTAAACTCGTGAACCTGGACGGGCTGAAAGCCCTGGCCGACCTGCCCCCCCGCGAAGTATTGCTGGGCCAGATCGCCGGGACCCTCAACTCGTTGCCCACCGGCTTGGTGCAGTGCCTGGCCGGCGTCCCCAGGAAGCTGCTTTACGCTCTGCAAGCTGTCAGAGACCAAAAGGAAGCGGCCTAATTCGCTTAAACCTGTTTTGGGAAACCAATTCTTTCCCGGCCGAATGCCGGGACAAGCGCCGAAGCGCTGCTTAGAATATTTAGGAGGATTAATATAATGGCTGACATCACCAAAGAAGATGTATTGGAATTCATTGCAAACATGACCGTTCTGGAACTCTCCGAACTGATCAAGGACATTGAAGAGAAGTTCGGCGTTTCCGCCGCCGCCCCCGTGGCCGCAGTCGCCATGGCCGGCCCCGCCGCCGCTGATGCAGAAGAAGAAAAGACCGAATTCGACGTTATTCTTCTTTCCGCCGGCGACAAGAAGATCCAGGTCATCAAGGAAGTCCGCGCCATCACCGGTTTGGGCCTCAAAGAAGCCAAAGCTCTGGTCGAAGAAGCTCCCAAGGCTGTCAAAGAAGGCATTGCCAAGGAAGACGCCGAAAAGGTCAAAGAGCAACTGGAAGGCGCCGGCGCTCAAGTCGACATCAAGTAGTTTTTGTTTCAAGGCCGGAAGCGGGAACAGGCCAACCTGTTTCCGGCCTTTTTTTTACAAGTGGTTATCGGTATCAGGGCCATTTCCTAAACACTGGAAAAACAACCTGCACTTTCTTAGGGAGAAACCATGGCGGACAGGCCCTTGACGCAACAGCGTTTACGAAAAAGTTTCGGCAAGATTGCCAAGATCGTTGATATTCCCAACCTCATCGAGATGCAGCGCATCTCCTACCAGAGGTTCCTCCAAATGGACGTGCCTCCGGAAAAAAGGGAAACCATCGGGCTTCAAGCAGTATTTCACTCGGTGTTTCCTATCCGGGACTTCTCCGGCACCGCTTCACTGGAATTCGTCTCGTACCGTTTCGGCGAGATAAAATATTCGGTGGAGGACTGTGTGCATCGCGGCATGACCTACGAGGTGCCCATTCGCATCACGGTTCGACTGGTTGTCTTTGACGTAGACAAGGAAAAAGGCATCCAGAACATTCGCGACATCAAGGAACAGGAAATTTATTTCGGCACCATTCCCCTCATGACAGAACAAGGCACCTTTGTCATAAACGGCACGGAGAGGGTTGTGGTCAGCCAGCTTCATCGTTCCTCGGGCGTCTTTTTCGACCATGACAAAGGCAAGAGCCACGCCAGCGGCAAGGTCATATACACCGCCAGGATCATTCCTGTGCGCGGCTCCTGGATCGACATGGAAATCGATCCCAAGGATGTCTTGTACATCCGCATCGACCGGCGCAGAAAGTTCCCTGCGACGTTGCTTTTCAAGGCCTTCGGGTACAGCACCGAAGACCTTTTGAACTATTTCTACCAGACGGAAAAGTTGACGTTAACCCCCAAGACCCTGTTCAAGGAATTCGATGCGAAAACCTTGCGGGGCCAACGGGCCAGCATCACCGTTAAAATGCCGGATTCCGACGAAGTCATCGTGAAGAAGGGGCGTCTGTTCACCCAGCGGGCCGTGAAGACCATGGCTCAGGCCGGGATCGAAAAGGTGGCTATTCTTCAGGAGGACCTGGAGGATAAGGTGCTCGCCAGAAGGGTTTTGGATCCCAAGACCGGCGAAGTGCTTTATCCGGCGAACCACGAAATTGACGAAGCCACCCTGGAAGCCATGCGCGACGCCGGGGTTCAGAAATTCGAGATCCTGTACAGCGCCCCCGGCACGGGCGGCGATTCGGTTCGCAAGGCCCTGCTGCTGGACAAGGTGGAATCCCGGGAAGAGGCTCTGGTGGAAATCTACCGCCGCCTGCGTCCCAGCAATCCCTCCACGGTGGAGGTCGCCAAGGATTTCATCGATCAGTTGTTTTTCAGGCCGTCCCACTACGATCTGTCTGCGGTGGGCCGCATGAAGCTTAACATGCGCCTGGGCCTGGACACCCCCGTGGAAGTGAAGACGCTTCGCCGGGAGGACATCCTTCTCACCGCCAAGACCTTGGTGGACTTGAAGGACAGCCAGGGCGCCGTGGACGACATTGACCACCTGGGCAACCGCCGCGTCAGAGCCGTGGGCGAATTGCTGGAAAACCAGTATCGCATCGGCTTGGTGCGTATGGAAAGGGCTATCAAGGAGCGCATGAGCCTCCAGGAAATCGACGCCCTGATGCCCAACGACCTGATCAATCCCAAACCGGTCTCGGCCGTGGTCAAGGAATTCTTCGGCACCAGCCAGCTTTCCCAGTTCATGGATCAGACCAACCCCTTGTCGGAAGTCACTCACAAGAGACGGCTTTCGGCCCTGGGACCCGGCGGCCTCACCCGCGAACGCGCGGGCTTTGAAGTGCGCGACGTACACCCGTCCCATTACGGCAGAATCTGCCCCATTGAGACCCCTGAAGGCCCCAACATCGGGTTGATCGTCTCCCTTTCCACTTACGCCCGGGTCAATGAATTCGGCTTTGTGGAAACCCCCTACCGGGTGGTGACGGAAGGCCAGGCGACCAAGGAAATCAAATATCTTTCGGCCATGGAGGAAAAGGACCTGCCCATTGCGCAGGCCAACGCCCCTCTGGACGAAGAAGGGTTTTTCATCAACCCCACCGTGTCCTCGCGCGTGGAAGGCGAACTGACCATCGTGAAGAAGGAAGACGTCAAGCTCATGGACATTTCGCCCAACCAGCTTGTGTCCGTGTCTTCTTCCATGATTCCCTTCCTGGAAAACGACGACGCCAACCGCGCTCTCATGGGCTCCAACATGCAGCGCCAGGCGGTTCCTTTGCTGGCTACGGAAGCGCCGCTCATCGGCACGGGCCTGGAACGGGTCGTGGCCCGGGACTCCGGCGTCACCCTGGTGGCCAAACGCGACGGCAAGGTCGTGGCCGTGGACGCCTCCCGCATCGTCCTGCAGCATGAGGACGAACGGAAGGACAGGATGGATAAGCAGGTCACCATTTATAACCTGTCCAAGTTCACCCGGTCCAACCAGAACACCTGCTTCAACCAGAGGCCCATTGTCAAGCTGGGCCAGGAAGTAAAGGCGGGGGACATCATTGCGGACGGCCCCGCCACGGAAAACGGCGAACTGGCCCTGGGCCGCAACGTCACCGTGGCCTTTCTTCCCTGGGGCGGGTACAACTTTGAGGACTCCATTCTGGTCTCCGAGCGCCTTGTGCGCGACGGCGTGTTCACCAGCGTGCATATCGAGGAATTCGAAGTGGTTTCCCGGGACACCAAACTGGGTAAAGAGGAAATCACCCGGGATATTCCCAACGTGGGCGAGGAAGCCCTCAAAAACCTGGACGACTCGGGCATTGTCCGCCTTGGCGCGGAAGTCAGGCCCGGCGACATCCTGGTGGGAAAAATCACTCCCAAGGGCGAAACCCAGTTGTCGCCCGAGGAAAAACTTCTGCGCGCCATTTTCGGTGAAAAGGCCGGCGACGTCAAAGACACCTCCCTCAGGGTTCCCCCCGGAGTGGAAGGCGTTGTGGTGGACGCCAAGGTCTTCGCCCGCAGGGGCGTTGAAAAAGACGACCGCACCCGTTTGATCGAAGACGAGGAAATCGCGGCCCTGGAAAAAGACAGGGACGACGAACTCAAGATCATGGAGGATACGGTCCGTTCCAAGCTCATAACCATAGTTCTGGGCCAGGAAGCCACGGCGCCTGTTAAAAAAGGCAAGGCGGTCCTGATTCCCAAGGGTCAGCCCATCACGGCTGAAATGCTGGAAGACTGCCCCTTGGCGCCTTTGGAAGCCCTCGTCCTCAAGGACGAAGATCATTCCGAAAGGGTCCACGAACTGCTTGAAATATATAGGGAGCAACGCGAAAGCGTGCAGATGTCTTTTGAAGAGCAGGTGAACCGCTACCAAAAGGGCGACGACCTGCCTCCGGGCGTCATCAAAATGGTCAAGATTTACGTGGCCATGAAGCGCAGGCTTTCCGTGGGCGACAAAATGGCGGGCCGCCACGGCAACAAGGGCGTCGTGTCCTGCATTTTGCCCCAGGAAGATCTTCCCTACTTTGAAAACGGCACCCCGGTGGACATGGTTCTCAATCCCCTGGGCGTTCCCTCGCGTATGAACGTGGGCCAGATTCTGGAAATTCATCTGGGCCGTGCGGCCAAAAGCCTGGGCGACCAGATCGAGGCCCTGTTGGAAGAACAGAAGCTCGACGGCCTTCGTCAGAAGATGCAGGAGATTTTCTCCTCGGATGCGGACGAAGTCGCGGGCCTGACTGAACAAGAACTGCTGGAGGTGGCCGGCCAGTATAAAAAGGGAGTGCACATGGCGACGCCTGTTTTTGACGGCGCCAAGGAAGACGAGATCACGGATCTCCTTTCCAGCGCGGGCGTGTCTCCCTCTGGCCAGGCGGTGCTGTACGACGGCCGCACCGGTGAGCGCTTTAAGGGCGAGATCACGGTGGGCACCATGTACATGCTCAAACTCCACCACTTGGTTGACGATAAAATCCATGCCCGTTCCATTGGGCCTTATTCTCTGGTAACGCAGCAGCCTCTGGGCGGCAAGGCCCAATTCGGCGGCCAGAGACTGGGTGAAATGGAAGTCTGGGCCATGGAGGCATATGGAGCGGCGTACGCCCTCCAAGAGTTCCTGACCGTCAAGAGCGACGATATGGTCGGACGCACCCGGATGTACGAGAAGATCGTCAAGGGGCAGAACGTCCTGGAGCCGGGCATGCCCGAGTCCTTCAACGTTCTGGTCAAGGAGCTGCAGAGTCTGGGTCTGGAAATGAGCCTGATTGAAGAGGCCAAATAATACGGGCCGAGGCGTTTTCTCAAACCTTCTACTATCGATGGTTTGGAGGTGTTGAATTTGGAAACTATTTACGACTTTTTCGCAAAACCCATGGATCCCAGGAAGTACGGGGCTGTCGCCATCGCCCTGGCTTCCCCCGATCGCATTATGGAATGGTCCCACGGCGAAATAAAAAAGCCGGAAACCATTAACTACAGGACGTTCAAGCCTGAGAGGGACGGGCTTTTCTGCGCCAAGATCTTCGGGCCGACCAAGGACTATGAGTGCAACTGCGGCAAGTACAAGCGCATGAAGCACAGGGGGGTGATCTGCGAGAAATGCGGGGTTGAAGTCATTCAATCCAAGGTCCGGCGCGAGCGCATGGGCCACATCCAACTGGCCACTCCGGTGGCGCACATCTGGTTTTTAAAAAGCCTGCCCAGCAAGCTGGGCAACATCCTGGACCTGACCCTGAAGAATCTGGAGAAGGTCCTGTACTTTGATTCCTATATTGTAACGAACCCGGGAGACACGACCCTGGAAAAGGGCCAGCTCCTGTCTGAAGACAAATATATAGAAGCCAGGGAGCTCCACGGCTACGGCTTTGAAGCGCAAATGGGTGCGGAAGCGGTCCAGGAACTGCTCAAAGATTTTGACGTGGAGAAGATTTACAAGGAACTGCGCGAGGAAATCGCCACCACGGGCTCCGAAGCCAGAAGAAAGAAGCTGGCCAAGCGTTTGAAGGTGGTGGATGCGTTCAGGAATTCGGGCATCAATCCTTCCTGGATGATCATGAACGTCATTCCCGTGCTGCCTCCGGATCTCAGGCCCCTGGTCCCCCTGGAAGGCGGACGTTTCGCCACTTCGGACCTGAACGACCTGTATCGCCGGGTCATCAACAGGAACAACCGCCTTCAGAGGCTTATGGACCTGCGTGCGCCCGACATCATCGTGCGCAATGAAAAACGCATGCTCCAGGAAGCCGTGGACGTGCTGTTTGACAACGGCCGTCAGGGCAAGGTGGTCACGGGAACCAACAAGAGGCCCCTCAAATCCCTTTCCGATACATTGAAAGGCAAGCAGGGCCGGTTCCGCCAGAACCTCCTGGGAAAACGCGTGGACTACTCCGGCCGTACGGTCATCACCATCGGCCCCAACCTGCGCCTCCACCAGTGCGGCCTTCCCAAAAAGATGGCCCTGGAGCTTTTCAAGCCCTTTGTCTACCATCGCCTGGAGGAAAAAGGCCTGGTATCCACGGTGAAGAGCGCCAAGAAAATGGTGGAGCGGGAAGGACCGGACGTCTGGGACACCCTGGACGAGGTGGTTAAGGAATATCCCGTGATGCTCAACCGCGCTCCCACGCTGCACCGCTTGGGCATCCAGGCTTTTGAGCCCACCCTGATTGAAGGCAAGGCCATTCAGCTTCACCCCCTGGTCTGCACCGCATTCAACGCCGACTTTGACGGCGACCAGATGGCGGTGCACGTGCCTCTTTCCATGGAGGCCCAAATTGAAGCCCGGTCCCTGATGCTGTCTTCCAACAATATTTTGTCCCCGGCCAACGGCGCGCCTATTATCGTGCCCACCCAGGACATCGTGTTGGGAATCTATTATATGACCCGGGACGCCGGGGAGAGCAGGGGCGACGGCGCCGCCTTCGGCAATCCCGAAGAAGTCCGCGTCGCCTACGACTCCGGCCAGGTGGATCTGCACGCCAAGATCAAGGTCCGCATGGAAAAGGGCAAGGACATGGTGGATACCACCGTGGGCCGCGTCCTCCTTTGGGAGGTCATTCCCAAGGCCACTCTCATGGTCCTGCGCCACATTGTGGTGAACTCCGCCGACAAGGCCGCCCAGGTGGAAAAAGCCCTGGCCGACGCCAAGACGGACAAGGACTTCAAAGAGCTGGTCAGAAAGCACTCGGAAGGCCGCGACAAGTTGTATGACGGCAACCTGGGTCTTTTGAAGCACGACGAAGTCAAGAGCGTATTCCGGCTGAGCGGGAAAGACGTGGAAAAACTGACGGCCGCGGAGCCCGGCGACATGATCGGCCCCCTGACCGAGAAGAACAAGTACCATTTCTTCCATATAATCACCAAGCGGGATGAGCCCGGCTTCTCCGTCGTTAACAGGGTCATGAACAAGGGCGCATTGCGCGGCGTTGTGGACCATGTATACCGCGCCATGGGCGCCAAGACCACGGTTATTCTCTCCGACCGTTTGAAGGACCTGGGATACAGGTTCTCCACGGAAGGCGGTTTGTCCATCTGCATTGGCGACATGAAGATTCCCGCCACCAAGTGGCAGATTCTTGAAACGGCCAGAAACCAGGTGGAAGAGATCGAGGTGCAATATTCCGAAGGTCTCATCACCCAGGGCGAGAAATACAACAAGGTGGTGGACATCTGGGCCAAGGCTACGGAAGACGTGGCCAACGAAATGATGGACTCCATGAAGGCCTCAACCGACGAAGGCGAGCTTGGGCGCACCAAGGGCCCCGGCTCCAACGCTATTTTCATGATGGCCGACTCCGGCGCCCGCGGCTCCCGCGACCAGATGAGGCAGTTGGCCGGCATGCGCGGACTGATGGCCAAGCCTTCGGGCGAAATCATCGAAACGCCCATTACGGCGTGTTTCCGTGAAGGCCTGTCCGTGCTGCAGTACTTCATCTCAACGCACGGCGCCCGCAAGGGTCTGGCGGATACGGCTCTTAAGACGGCCAACTCCGGTTACCTGACCCGCCGCCTTGTGGACGTTTCCCAGGACTGCGTGATTTCCGAAATCGACTGCGGCACCATGGGCGGCGTGGAAGTGGAGCCCCTCATGGAAGGCGGCGAAGTCATCCAGCGTTTGGGGGACAGAATCCTGGGCCGTACGGCCACGGAAGACATCTTGGACCCCAATCCCGAGCCGGACGTTGATCCTTTGATCGTGGCAGCCGGGGACGAAATCGATGAAGCCGCCGTGGATCGCATTGAAAACTCGGGCATCGCCAAGGTCCGGATTCGTTCGGCCCTGACCTGCAAGTCCACTTACGGCATTTGCGCCACCTGCTACGGCCGCGATCTGGCCCACGGCAAGAAAGTGGAAATCGGCCAGGCCGTCGGCATCCTGGCCGCCCAGAGCATCGGCGAGCCCGGCACCCAGTTGACAATGCGTACATTCCATATCGGCGGTACGGCCAGCCGGCGCGTTGAGCAGGCGGACATCCGGGCGCGCGTAGGCGGCACGATTCGCTACGTGGAGCTGAACGTGGTTGAAAACGCCCAGGGCGAGTACATTGTCATGGACCGTAAGGGCGGCGAGTTCATCATCGAAGATGAAAACGGCCGCGAGCGTGAACGGTGCCCGGTCATCTACGGCGCCCGCATCAAGTGCCGGGACGGCGCAGAGGTTCAGGCGGGCGAACTGCTGGCTCTGTGGGATCCTTTTACCACGCCCATTCTTACGGAAGTGGAAGGCGTGGTGAAGTTCGCCGACATTGTGGCGGGCAAGACCATGCAGGAAAAGGTGGATGCCGTCACCGGCAAGGCGAGCCGCGTCATCACGGAATACAAGGACGCAGACACCCGGCCCAGGATCACCATCCGGACGGAAGAAGGCAAGGCCGCCACCCTGCCCAGGTCCGGCGCTCCGGCCAGGTATCCCTTGCCTGTGGAAGCCATTCTCCTGGTGGAGGAGGGCGTTCCGGTGAAGGCCGGCGACGTTATCGCCAAGCTGCCCCGCGCCACCACCAAGACCAAGGACATCACAGGCGGTCTGCCCAGGGTCGCGGAGCTTTTTGAAGTCCGCAAACCCAAGGAAGTGGCTGTTCTGTCGGAAATTGACGGATACGTTTCCATCTCCAAGGGAACCAAGGGCAAGCAAAAGGTTACCGTCACCCCCACGGTGGGCGAGAAAAAGGAATACCTCATCGCCAGGGGCAAGCATATCAGCGTGTACGACGGCGATTATCTCAGGGCGGGCGACCCCCTCATGGGCGGATCCGCCAACCCTCAGGACATTCTGAGCATCAAGGGCGAGGTCGCCCTGGCCAGATACCTGGTGGACGAGGTCCAGGAAGTGTACCGCCTCCAGGGCGTTCGCATCAACGACAAGCACATTGAAGTCATCGTGCGCCAGATGATGCGTTGCGTGAAGGTCCGCAGCTCCGGAGATACGGAATTCATCTTTGACGAAAGGGTGGACCGCGGCCGGTATCAGCGGGAAAACCAGGTCGTCATCGCCAACGGCGGACAGCCCGCCGTAGCCGAGCCTTTGATTCTGGGAATCACCAAGGCCTCCCTGAGCACGGAAAGCTTCATTTCCGCGGCTTCTTTCCAGGAAACCACCAAGGTCCTGACCGAAGCAGCCATTGCAGGCGCTCACGACTCTCTGCGCGGATTGAAGGAAAACGTGATCATGGGGCGGATCATCCCCGCCGGCACAGGGCTTTTAAAGTACGCTGAGATAGACATCGGACTGGAACAGGAAGAAATGGAAGACGAGACTTCCGCGGCAGCCAGGGACCTGTTGGAGCTGGAAGCGGCGGCGGCGGAGATCGCGGATCTTTCCTAAAGAGGCCGGGCTGGAAAAAAAATAACGGACTTGGAACAAAAAATCTTGACAAGGCTCGGAATCTTGGTTAAAAGTCTGGATTTCCTGAGCCCAACTTCTTCAGGGTTTTTTATGGGAACGATTGGGCAAAGGATTTTTATTTTTAAAAACTGAAGGAAACGTTATGCCTACGATAAATCAGTTAGTGAGACACGGCAGAAAGCGCTCTGTCAAAAAGACAAATACGCCGGCTCTGAAAGCCTCCCCCCAAAAACGGGGAGTTTGCACCCGCGTGTACACCACCACGCCTAAAAAACCTAACTCGGCGCTTCGTAAGGTCGCTCGCGTCAGGTTGACTACGGGCATGGAAGTCACCGCATACATCCCCGGCGTGGGACATAATTTGCAGGAGCACTCCGTGGTGTTGGTGCGGGGCGGTCGCGTCAAGGACCTTCCAGGCGTTCGCTACCATATCGTACGCGGCACCTTGGATTCCATCGGCGTGCAGGACAGGAAACAGGGCCGGTCTCATTACGGGGCCAAAAAGCCTAAATAACGCGCATATAGCGAAAGAAGCAGGAGCTAGGATATGCCCAGGAGGCGAGAAGTACCAAAACGGGAAGTCCTTCCGGATTCACGGTATAACAGTGAACTGGTGGCGAAGTTCGTCAACGTTATTATGCGTGACGGCAAAAAGAGCGTGGCTGAAGGCATTCTCTACGATGCATTTGACATCATGGAGGAGCGCACCAAGGAAGCTCCGCTGGAGATCTTTGAAAAAGCCATTAACAACATTAAGCCTGTGATTGAAGTCAAGTCCAGGCGGGTCGGCGGCTCTACCTATCAGATTCCCATGGAAGTGCGGGCCAATAGAAGAACCGCTCTGGCCATGAAGTGGATCATGACTTACTCACGCAGCCGCTCTGAAAAGAAAATGTCCGCCAAGCTGGCGGGGGAATTGCTGGACGCCTACAACAATCGCGGCGCTTCCATCAAGAAAAAAGAAGACACCCATAGAATGGCCGAAGCCAACAAGGCTTTCGCTCATTACAGGTGGTAGAAAAATATTAAAATTCTGAGGGCGCTGGAAGTCTTTCTGTGTTGAAACGGGAATAACCCAGCTCACAAGCAAGTCTAGGCCAGTGCCCAATGATTCTGACTGGGAGGAAGGGATCATGGCCAAAGCGAAGTACGAACGCACCAAGCCCCACGTAAACGTGGGCACCATCGGGCACATCGACCACGGTAAGACCACTCTGACTGCGGCGATCACCAAGACATTGGGACAAAAGGGACAAGCCAACTTCATTCCTTTTGATCAGATCGACAAAGCCCCCGAAGAAAAAGCCAGAGGCATAACAATCGCCACGGCCCACGTGGAATACGAGACGGACAACCGTCACTACGCCCACGTTGACTGCCCCGGCCATGCTGACTATATCAAGAACATGATCACCGGCGCCGCCCAGATGGACGGAGCGATTCTGGTGGTCGGCGCCGACGACGGCCCCATGCCCCAGACCCGTGAGCACATCCTGCTCGCCCGTCAGGTCGGCGTGCCCCGCATCGTGGTGTTTTTGAACAAATGCGACATGGTGGACGACGAAGAGTTGATCGAACTGGTTGAACTGGAACTGCGCGAGCTTCTCGACAAGTACGAGTTCCCCGGAGACGATACGCCCATCATCCGCGGCTCCGCCCTGAAGGCTCTGGAAGCCGACTCTTA is a genomic window containing:
- the rpsG gene encoding 30S ribosomal protein S7; this encodes MPRRREVPKREVLPDSRYNSELVAKFVNVIMRDGKKSVAEGILYDAFDIMEERTKEAPLEIFEKAINNIKPVIEVKSRRVGGSTYQIPMEVRANRRTALAMKWIMTYSRSRSEKKMSAKLAGELLDAYNNRGASIKKKEDTHRMAEANKAFAHYRW
- the rpsL gene encoding 30S ribosomal protein S12, with translation MPTINQLVRHGRKRSVKKTNTPALKASPQKRGVCTRVYTTTPKKPNSALRKVARVRLTTGMEVTAYIPGVGHNLQEHSVVLVRGGRVKDLPGVRYHIVRGTLDSIGVQDRKQGRSHYGAKKPK
- a CDS encoding GTP-binding protein; this translates as MAKAKYERTKPHVNVGTIGHIDHGKTTLTAAITKTLGQKGQANFIPFDQIDKAPEEKARGITIATAHVEYETDNRHYAHVDCPGHADYIKNMITGAAQMDGAILVVGADDGPMPQTREHILLARQVGVPRIVVFLNKCDMVDDEELIELVELELRELLDKYEFPGDDTPIIRGSALKALEADS
- the rpoC gene encoding DNA-directed RNA polymerase subunit beta' translates to METIYDFFAKPMDPRKYGAVAIALASPDRIMEWSHGEIKKPETINYRTFKPERDGLFCAKIFGPTKDYECNCGKYKRMKHRGVICEKCGVEVIQSKVRRERMGHIQLATPVAHIWFLKSLPSKLGNILDLTLKNLEKVLYFDSYIVTNPGDTTLEKGQLLSEDKYIEARELHGYGFEAQMGAEAVQELLKDFDVEKIYKELREEIATTGSEARRKKLAKRLKVVDAFRNSGINPSWMIMNVIPVLPPDLRPLVPLEGGRFATSDLNDLYRRVINRNNRLQRLMDLRAPDIIVRNEKRMLQEAVDVLFDNGRQGKVVTGTNKRPLKSLSDTLKGKQGRFRQNLLGKRVDYSGRTVITIGPNLRLHQCGLPKKMALELFKPFVYHRLEEKGLVSTVKSAKKMVEREGPDVWDTLDEVVKEYPVMLNRAPTLHRLGIQAFEPTLIEGKAIQLHPLVCTAFNADFDGDQMAVHVPLSMEAQIEARSLMLSSNNILSPANGAPIIVPTQDIVLGIYYMTRDAGESRGDGAAFGNPEEVRVAYDSGQVDLHAKIKVRMEKGKDMVDTTVGRVLLWEVIPKATLMVLRHIVVNSADKAAQVEKALADAKTDKDFKELVRKHSEGRDKLYDGNLGLLKHDEVKSVFRLSGKDVEKLTAAEPGDMIGPLTEKNKYHFFHIITKRDEPGFSVVNRVMNKGALRGVVDHVYRAMGAKTTVILSDRLKDLGYRFSTEGGLSICIGDMKIPATKWQILETARNQVEEIEVQYSEGLITQGEKYNKVVDIWAKATEDVANEMMDSMKASTDEGELGRTKGPGSNAIFMMADSGARGSRDQMRQLAGMRGLMAKPSGEIIETPITACFREGLSVLQYFISTHGARKGLADTALKTANSGYLTRRLVDVSQDCVISEIDCGTMGGVEVEPLMEGGEVIQRLGDRILGRTATEDILDPNPEPDVDPLIVAAGDEIDEAAVDRIENSGIAKVRIRSALTCKSTYGICATCYGRDLAHGKKVEIGQAVGILAAQSIGEPGTQLTMRTFHIGGTASRRVEQADIRARVGGTIRYVELNVVENAQGEYIVMDRKGGEFIIEDENGRERERCPVIYGARIKCRDGAEVQAGELLALWDPFTTPILTEVEGVVKFADIVAGKTMQEKVDAVTGKASRVITEYKDADTRPRITIRTEEGKAATLPRSGAPARYPLPVEAILLVEEGVPVKAGDVIAKLPRATTKTKDITGGLPRVAELFEVRKPKEVAVLSEIDGYVSISKGTKGKQKVTVTPTVGEKKEYLIARGKHISVYDGDYLRAGDPLMGGSANPQDILSIKGEVALARYLVDEVQEVYRLQGVRINDKHIEVIVRQMMRCVKVRSSGDTEFIFDERVDRGRYQRENQVVIANGGQPAVAEPLILGITKASLSTESFISAASFQETTKVLTEAAIAGAHDSLRGLKENVIMGRIIPAGTGLLKYAEIDIGLEQEEMEDETSAAARDLLELEAAAAEIADLS